One stretch of Chryseobacterium scophthalmum DNA includes these proteins:
- a CDS encoding HAD-IB family hydrolase, with protein MKKLYCFDFDGTITYKDTMFMYLKFYNPSKFRVQFLKHIPLFILLKLKLAETEKVKKSFIGSVLKGQLQSKIEEKSKQFFEENYPKIVRENALEFIKNIDRENTQSLMVTASLDIWAKPFAEKLQMNLVSTKAEFKNGIFTGNFIGKNCNGLEKLERIKKEISDSKYDKIIAFGDTSGDKPMLKWANEGHYQFFH; from the coding sequence ATGAAAAAATTGTATTGTTTTGATTTTGACGGAACTATTACCTATAAAGATACGATGTTTATGTATCTTAAATTTTATAATCCATCCAAGTTCCGGGTGCAGTTTTTGAAGCATATTCCGCTTTTTATTTTATTAAAATTAAAATTAGCAGAGACTGAAAAAGTAAAGAAAAGCTTCATCGGTTCTGTGTTGAAAGGTCAGCTTCAATCTAAAATTGAGGAGAAATCGAAACAATTTTTTGAGGAAAATTATCCTAAAATCGTTAGAGAAAATGCTTTAGAATTCATTAAAAATATAGATAGAGAAAATACACAAAGTCTTATGGTGACAGCTTCTCTTGATATTTGGGCTAAACCTTTTGCAGAAAAATTACAGATGAATCTTGTTTCTACAAAGGCAGAGTTCAAAAATGGGATTTTTACAGGCAATTTTATAGGCAAAAACTGCAACGGTTTAGAAAAATTGGAGCGTATAAAAAAAGAAATTTCAGACAGTAAGTACGATAAAATCATAGCGTTCGGAGATACGTCGGGAGATAAACCGATGCTGAAATGGGCAAATGAGGGTCATTACCAATTTTTTCATTAA
- a CDS encoding DUF5683 domain-containing protein, translating to MKKIVFIFLLFLSGLALSQTNPRDTIRLEHYATDSIPAVKPQAEAKVVEDIEKANAPASLKVKKLNPTKAGLYSAVLPGLGQVYNKKYWKVPVVLGAVGTGVGIAVWNQNQYKKYREYYIAKLNGAQNDFLDRNPTLDKVALGNAQDRVKRQRDYAIAITGLIYILNIVDAVVDAHLYEGRKDPDLTLAPAVIYDDFNTNPPKTGLALSFRF from the coding sequence ATGAAAAAAATAGTTTTCATCTTTTTACTTTTTTTATCAGGGCTGGCTTTATCGCAAACCAATCCAAGAGATACGATCAGATTAGAGCATTATGCGACTGATAGTATTCCTGCTGTAAAGCCCCAAGCTGAAGCTAAAGTTGTTGAAGATATCGAAAAAGCAAATGCACCTGCATCTTTAAAAGTAAAAAAACTGAATCCTACAAAAGCAGGTCTGTATTCTGCGGTGTTACCGGGATTAGGGCAGGTTTACAATAAAAAATACTGGAAAGTTCCTGTTGTTTTAGGAGCAGTAGGAACCGGAGTTGGTATTGCAGTCTGGAACCAAAATCAGTATAAAAAGTACCGTGAATATTACATTGCAAAACTTAATGGTGCTCAAAATGACTTCCTGGACAGAAATCCGACTCTTGATAAAGTGGCATTAGGAAATGCACAAGACAGAGTGAAAAGACAGAGAGATTATGCAATTGCAATTACAGGTTTAATTTATATTTTAAATATCGTAGATGCTGTTGTAGATGCACATTTGTATGAAGGTCGTAAAGATCCTGATCTAACATTAGCTCCTGCGGTAATCTATGATGATTTTAATACTAATCCTCCAAAAACAGGTTTAGCATTAAGTTTCAGATTCTAA
- a CDS encoding OmpA family protein — protein sequence MKFNKTYIAALFLSSALLLTSCEAVQNSNHQQRGTAAGVASGAVIGGILGNNVGKGKNAALGAVLGGIIGGVAGNVIGNKMDKQAKDIKETLPGAEVERVGDGIKITMNESIVTFAFDSSDLTALAKTNLDKLTKVLVDNPDTNINIYGHTDSKGADDYNQRLSERRANSVKSYLMTKGIASSRLFALGEGESMPVASNDTDAGRAKNRRVEFAITANEKMINDAQQGQ from the coding sequence ATGAAATTTAATAAAACATATATAGCAGCATTATTCTTATCATCAGCTTTGTTGTTAACAAGTTGTGAAGCAGTGCAAAATTCTAATCACCAACAAAGAGGTACTGCAGCCGGAGTTGCTTCAGGAGCGGTAATTGGTGGGATATTAGGAAATAATGTTGGAAAAGGTAAAAACGCAGCATTAGGAGCTGTTTTAGGAGGTATTATCGGTGGTGTTGCTGGTAACGTTATCGGTAACAAAATGGATAAGCAGGCAAAAGATATCAAAGAAACTTTACCTGGTGCAGAAGTAGAAAGAGTAGGAGACGGTATTAAGATTACAATGAACGAAAGTATTGTAACTTTTGCATTTGATTCTTCAGATCTTACAGCACTTGCCAAAACAAACTTAGATAAATTAACGAAAGTTTTAGTAGATAATCCTGATACAAACATCAATATTTACGGGCATACTGACAGCAAAGGAGCAGATGATTACAACCAAAGACTATCTGAAAGAAGAGCTAATTCTGTAAAATCTTATTTGATGACTAAAGGAATTGCATCAAGCAGATTGTTCGCTTTAGGTGAAGGAGAATCTATGCCGGTTGCTTCAAACGATACAGATGCAGGAAGAGCTAAAAACAGAAGAGTAGAGTTTGCAATTACAGCAAATGAAAAAATGATTAACGACGCACAACAAGGTCAATAG
- the lepB gene encoding signal peptidase I: MNYFLTYTVYVLILSVLMGISTWKLFKKLGYSPLFAFIPFYNYFIILKETKHPKWWAILSYLPIVGPIMMSVFHLYLMKKFGKNLFKDQLLTVILPFIYMATVNYSKDTEIEDENDLYLTEEEKNAKKKDTFMGSITFAVVFATIIHVFVTQPFGIPTGSMERTLLVGDFLFVNKWSYGYRLPMRPVAIPFLQGTIMDTGEPGNPKDDPKSYVEGIKLPYERIFQFSKPQRNDIVVFNYPRDSVHVSLDRADPYVKRLVAVAGDTFEMRDGRLFVNGKPETVLGDQEVQHRYIVNTGSQLDIPSLYNTFGFLPVQEGQNEKGGFVYYFQGLTAKTAAEIKKLPQVIDMQEHIQPKGESAIAYRDETRTKIDTTNSIFPINSGWNQDQYGPLKIPKKGDVVTVNQQTLPEYQWIIKNYEHNSLENKNGKIFINGKETNQYTIQQDYYMMVGDNRDASLDARFFGFVPEENIVGRPMFTWMSLQGAFKDSSSSYQAPFKIRWDRMFKATNTGEANKTSYWWIAAMILVLFFGWEYFMKLFGKKKKEDEI; the protein is encoded by the coding sequence ATGAATTATTTTTTAACGTACACAGTTTATGTTCTCATTTTATCAGTATTGATGGGGATTTCCACTTGGAAGCTGTTTAAGAAATTAGGGTATAGTCCGTTATTCGCATTTATCCCTTTCTATAATTATTTCATTATTCTTAAAGAAACGAAACACCCGAAATGGTGGGCAATCTTATCATATTTACCAATTGTAGGTCCTATTATGATGAGTGTTTTTCATTTGTATTTAATGAAGAAATTCGGGAAAAATCTATTCAAAGATCAGTTATTGACTGTGATTTTGCCGTTTATCTATATGGCAACGGTAAACTACTCTAAAGATACCGAGATTGAAGACGAAAATGATTTGTATCTAACGGAAGAAGAGAAAAACGCAAAAAAGAAAGATACCTTTATGGGATCAATCACTTTTGCGGTTGTTTTTGCAACGATCATCCACGTTTTTGTAACACAACCTTTCGGAATTCCTACCGGTTCAATGGAAAGAACTTTATTGGTTGGAGATTTCCTTTTTGTAAATAAATGGAGCTACGGTTACAGATTGCCTATGCGTCCTGTAGCCATTCCTTTCTTACAAGGAACAATAATGGATACCGGTGAACCAGGAAATCCTAAAGACGATCCTAAATCATATGTTGAAGGAATAAAATTACCTTACGAAAGAATTTTCCAATTCAGCAAACCTCAGAGAAATGATATTGTCGTTTTCAACTATCCAAGAGATTCTGTGCATGTTTCACTAGACAGAGCAGATCCTTATGTAAAAAGATTAGTTGCTGTTGCAGGCGATACTTTTGAAATGAGAGATGGTAGACTTTTCGTTAACGGAAAACCGGAAACTGTTTTAGGAGATCAGGAAGTTCAGCACAGATATATTGTAAACACAGGAAGTCAGTTAGATATTCCAAGTTTATATAATACATTTGGATTTTTACCCGTTCAGGAAGGACAGAATGAAAAAGGAGGATTTGTATATTATTTTCAAGGGTTAACTGCAAAAACAGCTGCGGAAATTAAAAAACTTCCTCAGGTAATTGATATGCAGGAGCATATTCAGCCAAAAGGAGAATCAGCGATTGCATATCGTGATGAAACAAGAACTAAAATTGATACCACGAATTCTATTTTCCCAATTAATAGCGGATGGAATCAGGATCAATACGGTCCGCTAAAAATTCCTAAAAAAGGTGATGTAGTTACTGTTAATCAGCAAACGTTACCGGAATATCAGTGGATTATTAAAAACTACGAACATAATTCGTTAGAAAATAAAAACGGAAAAATTTTCATCAACGGAAAAGAAACCAATCAATATACTATTCAACAGGATTATTATATGATGGTGGGAGACAACAGAGATGCTTCTTTAGATGCGAGATTCTTTGGTTTTGTTCCTGAAGAAAATATTGTTGGAAGACCGATGTTTACCTGGATGAGTTTACAGGGAGCTTTTAAAGATTCAAGCTCATCTTATCAGGCTCCATTCAAAATCCGTTGGGACAGAATGTTTAAAGCAACCAATACAGGAGAAGCCAACAAAACTTCGTATTGGTGGATTGCAGCAATGATACTTGTTCTTTTCTTTGGCTGGGAATATTTTATGAAATTATTCGGAAAGAAGAAAAAAGAAGACGAGATATAA
- a CDS encoding FAD-binding oxidoreductase, whose translation MKPNFIQKVTNWGNFPIVEKEMKSEDSFRKIKEFVQNHNEVIARGNGRCYGDASLGESIFSTKKLNKFISFDRLNGIIECESGILLSDVLEISVPQGYFLYVTPGTKFISIGGAIASDVHGKNHHSEGCFSEYVIDFKLMTENGDIIICSKEENSEKFYATIGGMGLTGIILSARFKLKNIETAYIRQESIKAENLDEIFRLFDESESWTYTVAWIDCLQKGKDIGRSILMRGEHAFAHELPQKFSKNPLRLKKKFSPTVPFYFPGFVLNALTVKLFNLLYFKRQTKKEVKNFIDYETYFYPLDAINDWNKIYGKSGFIQYQMVIPKENGKEGMKKILETIANSGNGSFLAVLKLFGKNNPEAYNSFPIEGYTLALDFKVNSKLKKLVEQLDQTVQEFGGRIYLTKDSMSKSSLTDYLKNVESSKFVSLQHKRILNNK comes from the coding sequence ATGAAGCCAAATTTCATACAAAAAGTTACTAACTGGGGCAATTTTCCTATTGTGGAAAAAGAGATGAAGTCGGAAGACAGCTTCAGAAAGATTAAAGAATTCGTACAGAATCATAACGAGGTTATTGCAAGAGGAAACGGAAGATGTTATGGTGATGCCTCATTGGGCGAAAGTATTTTTTCCACTAAAAAATTAAATAAATTCATCAGTTTTGACCGTTTAAACGGAATTATAGAATGTGAATCGGGTATTTTGCTGTCTGATGTTTTAGAAATATCAGTTCCGCAAGGATATTTTCTTTATGTAACGCCTGGAACAAAATTTATTTCAATTGGTGGTGCTATTGCATCTGATGTTCATGGGAAAAATCATCATTCTGAAGGTTGCTTTTCAGAATATGTGATCGATTTTAAATTGATGACAGAAAATGGCGACATTATTATCTGTTCAAAAGAAGAAAATTCCGAAAAATTCTATGCAACAATCGGTGGAATGGGACTTACAGGAATTATTCTTTCGGCTCGATTTAAGCTTAAAAATATAGAAACAGCCTACATTCGTCAGGAAAGTATTAAAGCTGAAAATTTAGACGAAATATTCAGATTGTTTGATGAAAGCGAAAGCTGGACTTACACTGTTGCCTGGATCGATTGTTTACAAAAAGGAAAAGATATCGGAAGAAGTATTTTGATGAGAGGTGAACATGCTTTTGCGCACGAACTTCCTCAAAAGTTTTCTAAAAATCCTTTACGATTAAAGAAAAAGTTTTCTCCGACTGTACCGTTTTATTTTCCGGGATTTGTTTTGAATGCTCTTACTGTAAAGCTTTTTAATCTGTTATATTTTAAAAGACAGACCAAAAAAGAGGTGAAGAATTTTATCGATTACGAAACATATTTCTATCCGCTGGATGCGATTAATGATTGGAATAAAATCTACGGTAAATCAGGTTTTATTCAGTATCAAATGGTGATTCCAAAGGAAAATGGAAAAGAAGGAATGAAAAAAATTCTTGAAACCATTGCCAACAGCGGAAACGGTTCTTTCCTTGCTGTCTTAAAATTATTCGGAAAAAATAATCCTGAAGCATACAATTCTTTTCCAATTGAGGGATATACTCTTGCGTTAGATTTTAAGGTAAATTCTAAGCTGAAAAAACTGGTCGAACAATTAGATCAAACCGTGCAGGAATTCGGTGGGAGAATTTATCTTACCAAAGACAGCATGAGCAAATCTTCGCTGACCGATTATCTTAAAAATGTAGAAAGTTCGAAATTTGTGTCTTTACAGCACAAAAGAATCTTAAATAATAAGTAA
- a CDS encoding WbqC family protein has translation MQNILLPVFYLPPISWFSEFLNVENEVVFEQFESFPKQTFRNRTNIYGANGRLSLIIPIVHNGNREFKDTEMSYREDWQKIHWKSIKTVYQGSPYFEYYEDKLEKLFEKKEKFLLDFNLKSIEIVQNLLKTEKAYSLNEEYIKNPEEVNFREKFSAKKTSEYEMAEYFQTFSDKLGFLHDLSIVDLICNKGPESMTYIKNIKKL, from the coding sequence ATGCAGAATATATTATTACCGGTATTTTATTTACCCCCTATTTCATGGTTTTCAGAATTTTTGAATGTTGAAAATGAAGTGGTGTTTGAACAGTTTGAAAGTTTTCCTAAACAGACTTTTAGAAATCGTACCAATATTTATGGAGCCAACGGCAGACTTTCATTAATTATCCCAATTGTTCATAATGGAAATCGTGAATTCAAAGATACGGAAATGTCTTACCGCGAAGATTGGCAAAAAATTCACTGGAAATCTATTAAAACAGTATATCAAGGTTCGCCATATTTTGAATACTATGAGGACAAATTAGAAAAGCTATTTGAAAAGAAAGAAAAATTTCTGTTAGATTTCAATTTAAAAAGTATAGAAATCGTTCAAAATCTTCTAAAGACAGAAAAGGCATACTCTTTGAATGAAGAATATATCAAAAATCCTGAAGAGGTTAATTTCAGAGAAAAGTTTTCTGCAAAAAAGACTTCAGAATACGAAATGGCTGAATATTTTCAGACATTCTCAGATAAACTAGGATTTTTGCATGACTTATCGATTGTGGATCTTATTTGTAACAAAGGCCCGGAATCGATGACTTATATTAAAAATATTAAAAAATTATAA
- a CDS encoding SDR family NAD(P)-dependent oxidoreductase: MIVLGSTSEVAQAFVEKALQEGEKYERIYLFTSNKEATERFAKHIDVKFLQQSEIIELDLTKEINYFDFDHVNSNVLFCATGYLGESTEDGLYDNKNTERIIDINYSKLVPVINYFAQKFESRRSGTIIGLSSVAGDRGRQSNFIYGSAKAAFTAYLSGLRNYLFEKKVHVLTVKPGFMATKMTEGLPLNPKLTATPKQAAECIYKAFKKQKNVAYVLPIWGVIMMIIRNIPEFIFKKLKL, translated from the coding sequence ATGATAGTTCTCGGAAGTACCTCTGAAGTAGCGCAGGCTTTTGTGGAAAAAGCTTTGCAGGAAGGCGAAAAATATGAAAGGATTTATCTTTTTACCTCAAACAAAGAAGCAACAGAACGTTTTGCAAAACATATCGATGTGAAATTTTTGCAGCAATCTGAAATCATTGAGCTTGATTTAACAAAAGAAATTAATTATTTTGATTTCGATCATGTCAATTCTAATGTTTTGTTCTGTGCGACCGGATATTTGGGTGAAAGTACCGAAGATGGCCTTTATGACAATAAAAATACAGAACGGATTATTGATATTAATTATTCAAAACTGGTTCCTGTAATTAATTATTTTGCACAGAAATTTGAAAGCAGAAGATCTGGAACAATCATTGGTCTTTCGTCGGTTGCGGGTGATCGCGGTAGACAGAGTAATTTTATTTACGGAAGTGCAAAAGCGGCTTTTACAGCTTATTTGAGCGGTCTTAGAAATTATCTTTTTGAAAAAAAGGTTCATGTTTTAACGGTGAAACCCGGTTTTATGGCAACAAAAATGACCGAAGGTTTACCATTAAATCCTAAATTAACAGCAACTCCGAAACAAGCGGCTGAATGTATTTACAAGGCTTTCAAAAAACAAAAGAATGTTGCATACGTTTTACCGATTTGGGGCGTTATTATGATGATCATCAGAAATATCCCTGAATTTATATTTAAAAAATTAAAGCTTTAA
- a CDS encoding lipocalin family protein: MKKLLLAGIVGTSLFAVSCSTVNKAKDAQNVRSEFLKMKGDWQIVSINYDKQYKIKPFDEGADAQCFVGSHWRFIPNNYSGSYTLNGGGSCPSVIQAIKVDIKGDTFTFKKIADGTKAKQNTAGYTLTVINNSTDQFSLEQNVPFDGNNIRVVYNFERTGMDYTK, from the coding sequence ATGAAAAAGTTACTACTTGCAGGTATAGTGGGAACCTCACTTTTTGCAGTGTCTTGTTCCACAGTAAACAAAGCTAAAGATGCACAAAATGTAAGATCAGAATTTCTTAAAATGAAAGGCGATTGGCAGATTGTAAGCATCAATTACGATAAGCAGTACAAAATCAAGCCTTTTGATGAAGGCGCAGATGCACAATGTTTTGTAGGAAGTCACTGGAGATTTATTCCCAATAACTATTCTGGCTCTTATACATTAAACGGAGGTGGTTCTTGCCCAAGTGTAATTCAGGCAATAAAAGTTGATATTAAAGGAGATACTTTTACCTTTAAAAAAATTGCAGACGGTACAAAAGCTAAACAAAATACAGCAGGATATACTTTAACTGTAATTAATAATTCAACAGACCAGTTTTCTTTAGAACAAAATGTGCCATTCGACGGAAATAATATCAGAGTTGTTTACAACTTCGAAAGAACAGGAATGGACTACACTAAATAA
- a CDS encoding S8 family serine peptidase: MKKVILAAVFLAGFTYSSAQQTPAVDPKENKDLMTWYHKDFATTKVYGVNTENAYKFLESKGLKPKTVVVGVLDSGVQVDHPGLVKNMWTNPNEVPNNGKDDDGNGYIDDVHGWNFIGGKNGDIGIDNMEVTRVVAKYKPVFEGDNSTQNKANQAKMPEEFALYMKSKELFTKKSIDARQSFQRYTMINESIPSMATILGGQPLTAETLKNKKPSTQLEAVALEILSNIAKSPEFAGKSAAEIEPKLKEEVKGALDHFGPMAKQYDLNYDPRAEIVGDNYDDYSEKNYGNNHYQGPDAEHGTHVSGIIAGLPQGKEVQYGVASRVAKIMSVRTVPNGDERDKDVANAIRYAVDNGAKILNMSFGKPVSPGKNVVWDAFQYAQDKGVLLVKAAGNENEDVAEHLAYPTNFKNITDDAPFVNNVMVVGASTNRNNELRADFSNYNKKMVNVFAPGEEIYSTVPTNEYSYQQGTSMASPVAAGAAAVLLAYMPNLKPAQIIEALVKTSNASTENEFGEKSQAGGVIDVKKAAEYAYNNFYDGKSNTVKTKTIKKARPAKKSVKR; encoded by the coding sequence ATGAAAAAGGTAATATTAGCCGCAGTTTTTTTAGCAGGCTTTACTTATTCATCAGCTCAGCAAACTCCTGCAGTTGATCCAAAAGAAAACAAAGACTTAATGACTTGGTATCATAAAGATTTTGCGACGACAAAAGTTTATGGTGTTAATACTGAAAATGCATACAAATTTTTAGAATCGAAAGGTTTAAAACCTAAAACGGTAGTTGTTGGTGTTTTGGATAGCGGAGTTCAGGTAGATCATCCTGGATTGGTGAAAAATATGTGGACAAATCCTAATGAAGTTCCAAACAACGGTAAAGACGATGACGGAAATGGCTACATTGACGATGTTCACGGATGGAATTTTATTGGCGGAAAAAATGGTGATATCGGTATAGATAATATGGAAGTTACCAGAGTTGTAGCAAAATACAAACCTGTTTTTGAAGGCGACAATTCTACTCAAAACAAAGCAAATCAGGCAAAAATGCCGGAAGAATTTGCATTGTATATGAAATCGAAAGAGCTTTTCACTAAAAAAAGTATTGATGCAAGACAGAGTTTTCAGCGTTATACGATGATTAACGAATCTATTCCATCAATGGCTACGATTTTAGGAGGACAGCCATTAACTGCTGAAACTCTTAAAAATAAAAAACCTTCTACTCAGTTGGAAGCTGTAGCATTAGAAATTCTTAGTAATATTGCTAAAAGTCCTGAATTTGCAGGAAAATCAGCAGCAGAAATAGAACCTAAGCTTAAAGAAGAGGTTAAAGGAGCTTTAGATCACTTTGGTCCGATGGCTAAACAATACGATCTTAATTATGACCCAAGAGCAGAAATTGTAGGTGATAATTATGATGATTATTCTGAAAAAAATTATGGAAATAATCATTACCAAGGTCCGGATGCAGAGCATGGAACGCATGTTTCAGGAATTATTGCAGGTTTACCACAAGGAAAAGAAGTACAGTACGGAGTTGCATCAAGAGTTGCAAAAATTATGTCTGTAAGAACGGTTCCTAACGGAGATGAGAGAGATAAAGATGTTGCTAATGCAATAAGATATGCAGTAGATAACGGAGCGAAAATTTTAAATATGAGTTTCGGAAAACCTGTTTCGCCGGGTAAAAACGTAGTTTGGGATGCATTTCAATATGCTCAGGATAAAGGTGTTCTTCTAGTAAAAGCTGCCGGAAACGAAAACGAAGACGTTGCAGAACACTTGGCTTATCCTACCAATTTTAAAAATATTACAGACGACGCTCCTTTCGTAAATAATGTTATGGTTGTGGGAGCAAGTACCAACAGAAATAACGAATTAAGAGCTGATTTCTCAAATTACAATAAAAAAATGGTGAATGTATTTGCACCGGGAGAAGAGATTTATTCTACGGTTCCTACGAACGAATACAGTTATCAGCAAGGAACTTCTATGGCTTCACCTGTAGCCGCAGGAGCAGCAGCGGTATTATTGGCTTATATGCCAAACCTTAAACCTGCACAGATTATTGAAGCTTTAGTAAAAACAAGCAATGCAAGTACTGAAAATGAATTCGGAGAAAAATCTCAGGCAGGTGGAGTAATCGACGTGAAAAAAGCTGCAGAGTATGCATATAATAATTTCTACGATGGAAAATCGAATACTGTAAAAACAAAAACGATAAAAAAAGCGAGACCTGCTAAGAAGTCTGTAAAGAGATAA
- the dapB gene encoding 4-hydroxy-tetrahydrodipicolinate reductase, with translation MKIALVGYGRMGKIIDEIALKRGHEVVARLKETPTAENLNNPDVVIEFSLPEVAFDNIKACLENKIPVICGTTGWLERKSEVEQLAVENETAFLYGSNFSLGVNLFFALNEKLADLMKNVDEYSCQLEEIHHIHKLDAPSGTAISLAEGIIKNNNKFDAWKLEETQDKNLGIFAIRENEVPGTHSVYYRSEVDEIEIKHTAYNRNGFALGAVVAAEWIKDKKGNFTMKDVLGL, from the coding sequence ATGAAAATAGCATTAGTTGGATACGGAAGAATGGGGAAGATTATCGATGAGATTGCCTTAAAAAGAGGGCATGAAGTTGTTGCCCGACTGAAAGAAACTCCGACCGCTGAAAACCTTAATAATCCTGATGTGGTGATTGAGTTTTCACTTCCTGAAGTGGCTTTTGATAATATTAAAGCTTGTCTTGAAAATAAAATTCCGGTAATCTGTGGAACAACAGGCTGGCTGGAAAGAAAATCTGAAGTTGAACAGTTAGCCGTTGAAAACGAAACTGCATTTTTATATGGCTCAAATTTCAGTTTAGGCGTAAATTTATTTTTTGCTTTAAACGAAAAACTCGCAGATTTAATGAAAAATGTGGATGAATATTCTTGCCAGTTGGAAGAGATTCATCACATTCATAAGCTTGATGCTCCGAGCGGAACTGCTATTTCTTTAGCAGAAGGAATCATTAAGAATAATAATAAATTTGATGCATGGAAATTGGAAGAAACTCAGGACAAAAACTTGGGTATTTTTGCCATCCGTGAAAATGAAGTTCCGGGAACTCACTCTGTTTATTACAGAAGTGAAGTAGACGAGATTGAAATAAAACACACCGCATACAACAGAAATGGCTTTGCTTTGGGAGCTGTAGTTGCTGCAGAATGGATTAAAGATAAAAAAGGAAACTTTACAATGAAAGATGTTTTAGGGCTCTAG
- a CDS encoding UbiA prenyltransferase family protein, giving the protein MKKYLKLLRVEQWVKNLFVFVPLFFSGNVKNLDLLSKSIFAFIIFSLAAGVVYILNDYNDIEADQKHPEKRRRPLASGAVSKKTAISILIGLMIVDVALILFAQFYFHRPIWKFAFIIAFYFVMNLAYTFKLKHVPIIDIFIIAIGFVLRVQAGGYITGIFISQWATLLTFVLALVLAIGKRRGELINAQISGKTRKSLDGYNVQFADIALSISVTLAIVCYLMFTLSPEVQLKSHSSIFYTVIFVVFAFLRYLQQTLVYNRTESPTKILYRDRYIQITLVLWVISFLILIYFKHSIINFNLL; this is encoded by the coding sequence ATGAAGAAATATTTAAAACTCCTTCGGGTAGAACAATGGGTAAAAAATCTTTTTGTATTTGTTCCGCTTTTTTTCTCGGGTAATGTTAAAAACCTAGATTTACTTAGTAAAAGTATTTTTGCATTCATCATATTTTCTCTGGCTGCAGGTGTTGTTTATATTCTTAATGATTATAACGATATTGAAGCAGACCAAAAACACCCCGAAAAAAGAAGACGTCCGCTTGCAAGCGGAGCTGTTTCAAAGAAAACAGCAATAAGCATTCTGATTGGTTTAATGATTGTGGATGTAGCTCTTATTTTATTCGCACAATTTTATTTTCATCGTCCAATCTGGAAATTTGCTTTCATTATCGCATTTTATTTTGTGATGAATCTTGCGTATACATTCAAGTTGAAGCATGTTCCGATTATTGATATTTTTATCATTGCTATAGGTTTCGTCCTTCGTGTACAGGCAGGAGGTTACATTACAGGAATTTTTATTTCGCAGTGGGCGACTTTACTGACCTTTGTTTTGGCATTGGTTTTAGCAATAGGAAAACGCAGAGGAGAGCTTATTAATGCACAGATTTCAGGGAAGACCAGAAAATCTTTAGATGGTTATAATGTACAATTTGCAGACATTGCACTTTCTATTTCTGTAACTTTAGCAATAGTTTGTTATCTTATGTTTACACTTTCTCCCGAAGTGCAGCTCAAATCTCACTCGAGTATTTTTTATACCGTAATATTTGTTGTTTTTGCATTTCTAAGATATTTGCAGCAGACATTGGTTTATAATCGTACAGAATCTCCAACAAAAATTTTATACCGGGATCGGTATATTCAGATTACTTTGGTTTTGTGGGTGATCTCGTTTTTAATATTGATTTATTTTAAGCACAGTATTATTAATTTTAATTTACTGTAA